Within Fusarium keratoplasticum isolate Fu6.1 chromosome 8, whole genome shotgun sequence, the genomic segment GGGAGAACCTTCCTGCCGTTGCTTTGAAAGAGATTTCAGAAGATGGGATCAGGATCGAGGTGGAGAGAGACGTTGTCGATATACTAAATTCCGGAGGTATATCTGCGGACGACATCGAAGCGGTTGTTCTTAGGTATCTCTGACATGTTTGACTCTGCGTCCACTCAGGCTAATGCTTTTCCAGCCACCACCATTGGGACCATGTCGGCGATGTCAGCCGCTTTCCAGACTCTACTCTGGTTGTGGTTGGGCCAGGTTTCATCAACACTTGGCTCCAAGACGATCAATCGGACAGCTCGAAATCGTCACTCTCCGCTGTGGACTTCAGGTAAAGACATAATCTGTGGGCATTCCATCCAGTGAAGGTACGACGTTGACAAGCGTCAAAGGGGCAAGAAAGTGAAGGAAGTCAACTTTTCCTCCGACAATGTCGTGCAGATCGGCCCGTTCAAGGCACACGATTACTTCGGAAACGGCTCCTTCTACCTCATCGATGCCCCAGGCCACAGTCTGGGTCACATATCGGCACTGGCTCGAACATCCAACGCGCCCGACACGTTTATCCTGCTTGGTGCCGACTCGTGCCATCATAGTGGGCAACTTCGGCCTTCCGAGTTCCGTCCGCTTCCTCGACTCATCAAGCCGCACCCACTGCACCCGCACGCAAGCACCCCCTGCCCGTCCTCAGGTATCAAGGTGTATCTCCACCGCGTTGGACGGACTCTCCAAACTCCGCTTTATAGCATCCCCGAGGACCCGGAGTATGAAGCATACACACATGACAGGTCCGCGGCTGCACGCACGatcgagatgatgcagcaAATGGACGGATTCGACAATGTCTTCATAGTCATGGCTCACGACGATTCGTTATTGTCAGAGCTGACCTTTTTCCCATCGACAGTCAACGACTGGAAGCCGCGTGATTGGGCTGAGAAGACGCGGTGGGCATTCCTGAAAGACTTTAGGTCTTTACTCGAGGGCAAGTCGCTCGAAGCCGGCGGACACTGGGCAAAACTATAGATACACAAGTATAATTTCGCAATTACAAAAGTTTCTAACTTTTCGTTTTCCATTCGTTACCGTGACCGCGTTCAGACTAGACCGGCACGCAGATAGAATTGGCCAGCCTCGTGGGCGCTGAGGGACTACCAATGAAGCGCCCACTCAGCCGAGTGTCCAATATCACCCAGGCTGGCATGCTCTCCAATGCTGCTGGTTATCTCGGTCTTATCTACAAGTGACCTCCTATCGGCCCACGCTTACTTGCGATGCACTCGATCTCGACATCGGTACCCAAGGGAAGCTCTTTGACTCCCACACATGTCCTTGCCTGCGACGGCTCCATTAAAACTACGGCGACAATCATCCGGGCTCGACGATGCTTACCGGCTTCAGGCCTGGGAAAAAGGAAACATAGACCTCATTGACCTCGGCAAAGTCTTGGATGTTGGTGAGGTAGATGTTGGCTTTGACAATACTGTCCAGACCGG encodes:
- a CDS encoding Lactamase-B domain-containing protein yields the protein MKCLKTQPGAVVKVSVINASFLLNIPIKPYVTPVVPGHDELNVPCFVFLVENPEGRRVLFDLGTRKDWENLPAVALKEISEDGIRIEVERDVVDILNSGGISADDIEAVVLSHHHWDHVGDVSRFPDSTLVVVGPGFINTWLQDDQSDSSKSSLSAVDFRGKKVKEVNFSSDNVVQIGPFKAHDYFGNGSFYLIDAPGHSLGHISALARTSNAPDTFILLGADSCHHSGQLRPSEFRPLPRLIKPHPLHPHASTPCPSSGIKVYLHRVGRTLQTPLYSIPEDPEYEAYTHDRSAAARTIEMMQQMDGFDNVFIVMAHDDSLLSELTFFPSTVNDWKPRDWAEKTRWAFLKDFRSLLEGKSLEAGGHWAKL